The window ATTTGAAACTCGTAATTGACAAAGTAGATCAAAGTGGAGGACTAACATCACTTATTTGAAATCagtagcaaaacatcaagaactgTAGATGAGATGAAGTAATTTATCCTCATGCTCCAGAGATTACAAAGTGATTCAAAGAAAGCTTGGAATAGATGACTTCTTTTGTAAGCCAACAAGGTTGGAACCTAAAATTTGTAATGAATTTAAACATAAACAGAACCTGTTGTGCATTATGTATCATTCAATTGGTAAAACTAATTCAGAAACTAGGACGTTGGGGTTGAGGTAAGTCCTTTCATGTCTATTAAAAAGTTCTAAGAAATGCTGACACATCTAACTTTgccattttttttttcacatgccAACCAGGTGAACCATGAGTGTACAGGAAActttgtagagaaagaattttttttacaagattttttttaaattgtaCACGAAATAACTGAACAAGCTCTTCACTTTTTTGCAGAAGCGGTTAAAGTACCGGAAACCAAAGTGGATTGTAAGTGCAATTTTGATCATGTTTGTCTGGATTAATAATAATTCATAACCATTCCTCTGATGATTATTACATTTTTTTTGTCAGGAAAAAATAGAACTGCAGGAGTTCTCACTAGGTCCATGTCCACCTAATTTGGGTCGAAATGGCATGCAATGGATTACTTCAGGTGATCAGGtttgatattttagattttgCTTGATATTTGATCTACTCAATGCTTGAATAATATAAGAAGCTTCTTGATAGTCTCAGATTTTTCTTGACATTCGATCCACTTAATGTTTGGATAATATAGGAAACTCTTTTATTTGATTAATGTAGGAAAATCCAAATGATGTTAATAGGTGGATTCTCACAGACATGGAAATTACATGTGTGATAAAAAGTTCCATCTTCTCTAGGTGTAATttatccccatgaattgcaaaagGATTAACTGCTTTATTGTTTGAGTCTACTCCAATATCTTCTGCTGATGGTATCAAGGTCATATCTGGTATCACCTGGCCTGGATCTGCTCCACTCAGTAGTACAAAATGATCCTGGTCCCTGTGCATTTTATTGCAAGAGATTGGGTCTCAGGTCGTCCACAGTAGTTTATAAGGTATGATCATATAGAAACCAAATGGAAGCTTTTACCGAGATTGAGTCACAAgaatcaaataatttatgaataaGAACTAAGAAGTTATATTCAACTAATGGAGCTTCATAGcaagaaagaaaattaaaataacaTGAGAATCTACATAGTAACACAAAAGTCAAGTTAAGACAACTGTGTAGATCTAAGAACAATCAAACTTTAGTAATTTACACAAAAGTAAAAGATTTAATAGTTAGCAAGTACTTTGTTTTATCAAGATTAATAGGTGCATCGAGTCATAGAAAAGTTCCAATTCAATCCCAGTAATCAGATTCTAATCTCATCTCTATGCTTATTCTTCGATTTAAATATATTGGAACTTCGTTGAAATTTACATTTTCCTATGTGTTTTGTTCTGTAAGTTGATATACTAGATGTCAGTATCGAGTATATAATAATGTAGGAGTTGTAAATGTGGTATCTttcaaataatagatctaatacttCATTTGTTAAAGTGTTTATGCTTGCTTTATCAGATAGATACTGGTTGCAGTTTACATGACTTTGTCTACTTTTTTTCGTTATAGTCATCTGATACCAAGCTGAATATTcctcatttttttaatttacagCTAGTCATGCGACTGGGTTTTGATTGGGATGTAAATGACATGAGCATTTTGTTGCTTGCCAAGTTGGCAAAGCCATTGATTGGAACAGCCCGCATTGTCATTAATAGCATTCAGATCAAGGGAGATGTATGCaagttcttttcccttttcattttttttttgtctttgcaATTTCTATGCTTGATGACTGCAACAAGATGTTTTTAAATTAAGTCGTGACATTGATGGTTCCTCTCCATTTGATTTGAGATATGTTAGAAATAGTAGGTTTGTCATCCTCTTAACAAATTTGTACTATGGTCACCGCTTACCATGCTTACCGAGTTTCATGCCTTTTTGACACTTAATGTAGTCCACTTGCTAGAGTTCTCTAAGCCTTTGTAACTCGAATGGTTCAGCAGCAGTTGTGGATTGATACCGCCAAATCATAAATCACAGCCCAAAACTTGATTAGTTAAACTGAAAGATGATTGTCCTTCCATAGTGTTTGTAAAGCTGTGATTATTGTAAAAGTCAGTTATATCGTGTCCTCTATATTTCCTGTGTTTCATAGGTTTCTGTACAACTATTTGGTTTACACATGGTTCCGATTTAATGTGCACATGCACACAGATAGATACATACAATGGCTTTGTTTTCTGAACAGTGTCCTAGAAATTTGCGTTCTTCAACATAAGTGGAACCGTGGAAACATAACCATATGTGATCACATTTCAGGACATATCAAGTTGTCGAAACTTTTTTGTGCAGTGCATGATATGCAAAGGAAACACAATGAGGATGATGCCTGGGTTTTGGTTGGCAGTTCTTGGATACATGATATTAATAATTTGAAGGATAGAAATGAGAAGGACACTTCTTTTGTGGCAAAAATAGTCAAAGCCTGTCACTGATTTCATTAGGATCATAAAAAAGGTATGACAAGAAAAAAAGGGACAGAAGAGAGGAAAAAGAGGAGAGATAAATAAGGAACTTAGGAAAGCATGACACAATGGGAACAGTCAATCCCAACTAAGGTACAACAGATAATAGACTGGGTTGAGCCTTGCTGTTATGCTTATATTTCAGAGTAGTGTCACTCACGATATCTGCAAATCTAACTTTGTTGTTATTCTCTCTCTTAGTGAAGAATTTCATATATTTTCTGATTGTTTAGAGTGACCATGTAGAATACTATTTTGTCTCATTTTATGCAGTAACTGAGAGGGAATTTTTCAATCTTTGATATTAATCTCTACCACTAGAAACTACTTATAGTTTGAGTTTTGTTccaaaatttttttatcatttcactATTGAACTTAGAACCATTCTTCAATGTACATTGTGCAGCTACTTTTAAGACCGATTCTTGATGGCCAAGCAGTCCTGTATTCATTTGAATCAACTCCTGAGATCAGAATAGGTGTTGCATTTGGAAGCGGTGGTAGCCAAACACTTCCAGCTACAGAGCTGCCTGGTGTTCCAACTTGGTTGGTATGTTCCTCTATTTTTCTCGGTCTGAATGATAATGCTATGTGGATTTGTTAGAATTTAAGTTGTCTTTGACACAAATGCTGTGTGTTCAATTCGGTATATACATGTCATGACCCATTTGCTGCACAATCTTTCTATTACTAGGTCAAGCTATTCACAGAAACCATAGCTAAAATAATGGTTGAGCCTCGCCGTCATTGTTACTCTTTGCCGCCAGTGGATCTACGGAAGAAAGCCACTGGAGGTTTACTTTCAGTTACTGTAGTTTCAGCCAGTAATTTAGGCAGGAATAACTTGAAAAGCAGCAACTCAGGAACCCGACAAAGCACTATTGTAAGCAGCCATTTGTCAGGGAACTTGGGGAAAAAGGCTTTGAAGACATTTGTTGAAGTAGAAGTTGGTGATCTAACAAGAAGAACAAGTGTTAGTGAAGGGTTAAATCCCAGATGGGATGCTACCTTTAATATGATATTACATGGAGAAACTGGAATTCTCAAATTTCATCTTTATGAATGGGATCAAAGTGGTGTTAGGTTAAATTACTTAACCAGCTGTGAGATAAAGGTACCAGCAGTGAAAAATATTTTCACTTTATTCATTAATTTTCTTTAcactattttttaatatttattaagcaACTTTCTACAATGATGATTGTCGGCAGATGAAGTATGTCGCAGATGATTCTACAGTATTTTGGGCAATAGGGCATAGATCTGGTGTAGTGGCAAAACAAGCTGAGAATTGTGGGAAAGAAGTAGAGATGACTATTCCGTTTGAAGAAGCTAATCTAGGGGAGGTACaatattctttttgatatttttggTCTGCTTGTAATTAATTACACAATATTCTTGTATATGATTTCTAATTTCTTTATACTTGGCAAAATTAGTATGATGAATCTCTGTTTCTTTGTATATGAGTTACAGTTGCTCCATGTAAACTTGTGTACATTATTACTGCATCATATGCTCCAATATAATTCTATCAATATCATGATACACCTATTCTTCCATACAAATGTTGCACTAGTAACATATTTTGTGAATGTTATCAGGAAGTTgggagattttgtattcctacTTTTAAGAAGCAACATTAATTTTAGTCGTCTATATAAGAATTTCttactaaatgacttcaaaagttTATTTCATGGAATTTAGTTATCTTCAAAGAGCTTGACTGAATAAGCCATGGTGTCTTATTTCACAAGAACAACAACAATGGTCAAACTAAAAATTAGTATGTTTTTTAATCATTGTTAGTGTAGTTTAATTGGACCTTGATTGTATTTCTTCTTGCCCGGGTAATCCTAAATGATTAACCTcatttctcaagcacatataactTTTGATCTCTCAGTTTCCATCACCTTAAATTGTATTTTTTTATATTGCTGTTGAATTATGCACTGTCATATTCACTATcaaaaatatgcatttgtaagcaGAAATGCTTATACGAAAACCCCTCTCTGTTTTAGAATTGCAAGCATTTTTCTTGTTCCCAATTTACATCTCTATAAAAACATTGGATTGTTAACTGTTCgtgttcattttattttattgctcTAGCAATGCCATATCTGACTTGCTATGGTTCTCTTTAATTCACAGTTGACAGTGAGGCTTATTCTTAAAGAATGGCAATTTTCAGATGGTTCTGTAAGCTTGAGTAACTCTACCAACAGTGCAGCACAACTGTTGATGTATAATTCACATAATCTTCAGTTGAGAACAGGAAGGAAGCTCAAAGTAACTGTAGTAGAAGGACGGAGCCTGTCTACAAAAGATAAATCTGGAAAATGTGACCCCTATGTTAAGCTTCAATATGGAAAGGTTGGCTGCTATGTTGTTAATCTTTGATCTTCATCTACATTTTTCTTTTCACTTTTGCTTTATTTCAAAGATATAGCAGCACGTGATAGATATTTTTGCTTCTGTGTCTACCTTATTGTTCTAACAGAAAATGGTATCTTTGTAGGCTTTTTATCGAACAAAAATTATTTCTCATACTTCAGATCCAGTGTGGAAGCACATatttgaatttgatgaaataGGAGGTGGTGAATATCTCAAAATCAAATGTTATAGTGCAGATATATTTGGAGATGAGAACATTGGATGTGCACGGGTGAACCTAGAAGGAATTTCAGAAGGTTCATGCAGGGATATCTGGGTGCCTCTTGAGAAAGTTAACTCTGGAGAGTTGAGGTTCCAAATAGAAGTAGTAAAGAATGAGGACAATGAAAGCTTGAAAGTATGTGGCTAATTGACTCTTGGTTGATATTTTAGTTGCAAAAAGCATATAGCTCACTGCTTTTTCTGCTATTAACTTTTAAAATGAGTGGATATACTTGCAATTTTTACCGGGTCTCATCGTTATTTAGGGCATTCCATTTTGTGAATATTGATGTTCATCGTTATTTAGTTTCTCATGTGTTACTAGCTCACTTAAACCATTTGCAGAATTTAGGAATGAAACAGGGATCTGGCTGGATTGAACTAGTACTAGTTGAAGCTAAAGATCTAGTTGCTGCTGATATAAGAGGAACCAGTGACCCTTATGTGAGGGTACATTATGGGAACATTAAGAAACGAACGAAGGTCAGGCAACCATTCTACTATTCTGACATTGACATGACagatcttttattctttttaatgTTCTTTCATGCAATCTGCAGGTGGACATGATTAATGTTTCTATAAAGGAATTTTAATTGATTGGTGAAAACATGGATCTATTCTCAGTATTAAATTTTGTTGAAGGCAATGTTTTTAGTCAAATAAACAGCCATCATAACTCTTTTGTTGTCACTAATAAAGTTCTATTAGTTTTtcttctctcactctctctcttcaCATAATAAATCCTAATTGACTCATGTCATTTAGCCAATGCATGTATATCTTTTAAAACCATTTTCTATTACTTTATCCTTGATCAAGAGTTAGACTTAAGTTGACAGAGATTGTGTGCTATTTGTGACCTAAAATTGCTTTCATCATAAAACTTCACAAAATTTTTAACAATTCAAATAAAACAATTC of the Musa acuminata AAA Group cultivar baxijiao chromosome BXJ2-10, Cavendish_Baxijiao_AAA, whole genome shotgun sequence genome contains:
- the LOC135625090 gene encoding uncharacterized protein LOC135625090 isoform X2, translated to MACNGLLQLVMRLGFDWDVNDMSILLLAKLAKPLIGTARIVINSIQIKGDLLLRPILDGQAVLYSFESTPEIRIGVAFGSGGSQTLPATELPGVPTWLVKLFTETIAKIMVEPRRHCYSLPPVDLRKKATGGLLSVTVVSASNLGRNNLKSSNSGTRQSTIVSSHLSGNLGKKALKTFVEVEVGDLTRRTSVSEGLNPRWDATFNMILHGETGILKFHLYEWDQSGVRLNYLTSCEIKMKYVADDSTVFWAIGHRSGVVAKQAENCGKEVEMTIPFEEANLGELTVRLILKEWQFSDGSVSLSNSTNSAAQLLMYNSHNLQLRTGRKLKVTVVEGRSLSTKDKSGKCDPYVKLQYGKAFYRTKIISHTSDPVWKHIFEFDEIGGGEYLKIKCYSADIFGDENIGCARVNLEGISEGSCRDIWVPLEKVNSGELRFQIEVVKNEDNESLKNLGMKQGSGWIELVLVEAKDLVAADIRGTSDPYVRVHYGNIKKRTKVIYKTLVPQWNQTLEFPDNGSPMILHVKDHNAVLPTSSIGHCTVEYEALPPNQTADKWIPLQGVKSGEIHVRITRKIPDLQKKSNLDTVVSSLSKAHKISTQIRDILKKFQGLIEDGDLEGLSLALSEVESAEDEQEEYMIQLQREKTLLINKISELGHEISRTSSAPTKMSY
- the LOC135625090 gene encoding uncharacterized protein LOC135625090 isoform X1 yields the protein MVKRRWTGFQAKEAAMELLNQMMRDKPLLPFLIPLGLFAWAVERWLVPFSNWVPLAAAVWVTIQYGKFQRRLLVEDMNRRWKQLLLNTAPVTPLEPCEWFNKLLVEVWPNYMEPKLSRTFFSMVEKRLKYRKPKWIEKIELQEFSLGPCPPNLGRNGMQWITSGDQLVMRLGFDWDVNDMSILLLAKLAKPLIGTARIVINSIQIKGDLLLRPILDGQAVLYSFESTPEIRIGVAFGSGGSQTLPATELPGVPTWLVKLFTETIAKIMVEPRRHCYSLPPVDLRKKATGGLLSVTVVSASNLGRNNLKSSNSGTRQSTIVSSHLSGNLGKKALKTFVEVEVGDLTRRTSVSEGLNPRWDATFNMILHGETGILKFHLYEWDQSGVRLNYLTSCEIKMKYVADDSTVFWAIGHRSGVVAKQAENCGKEVEMTIPFEEANLGELTVRLILKEWQFSDGSVSLSNSTNSAAQLLMYNSHNLQLRTGRKLKVTVVEGRSLSTKDKSGKCDPYVKLQYGKAFYRTKIISHTSDPVWKHIFEFDEIGGGEYLKIKCYSADIFGDENIGCARVNLEGISEGSCRDIWVPLEKVNSGELRFQIEVVKNEDNESLKNLGMKQGSGWIELVLVEAKDLVAADIRGTSDPYVRVHYGNIKKRTKVIYKTLVPQWNQTLEFPDNGSPMILHVKDHNAVLPTSSIGHCTVEYEALPPNQTADKWIPLQGVKSGEIHVRITRKIPDLQKKSNLDTVVSSLSKAHKISTQIRDILKKFQGLIEDGDLEGLSLALSEVESAEDEQEEYMIQLQREKTLLINKISELGHEISRTSSAPTKMSY